A genomic segment from Spinacia oleracea cultivar Varoflay chromosome 3, BTI_SOV_V1, whole genome shotgun sequence encodes:
- the LOC110788041 gene encoding adenylyl-sulfate kinase 3, whose product MSTVGNSTNIFWHECAVGNIDRQKLLNQKGCVVWITGLSGSGKSTLACSLGRELHSRGKLSYVLDGDNLRHGLNKNLGFSAEDRTENIRRVGEVGKLFADAGLICIASLISPYRKDRDACRGMLPDGSFIEVFMNMPLEVCEERDVKGLYKLARAGKIKGFTGIDDPYEPPLNCEIELKMADGICPTPIDMAGKVASYLGEKGFLHYE is encoded by the exons ATGTCTACTGTGGGAAACTCGACAAATATTTTCTGGCATGAGTGTGCAGTTGGAAATATTGATAGGCAAAAGCTACTTAATCAGAAGGGATGTGTTGTCTGGATAACTGGTCTCAGTGGATCAG GAAAAAGCACGCTAGCTTGCTCGTTAGGTAGAGAACTGCATTCAAGGGGGAAGCTATCTTATGTTCTCGATGGAGACAATCTTAGGCATGGTTTAAACAAGAATCTTGGCTTTTCCGCGGAGGACCGTACTGAAAACATACGCAGAGTTG GGGAGGTTGGTAAGCTATTTGCAGATGCTGGCTTGATTTGTATAGCAAGTCTGATATCTCCCTACAGAAAAGACCGTGATGCTTGTCGTGGAATGTTGCCTGACGGAAGTTTCATTGAG GTTTTCATGAACATGCCCTTAGAAGTTTGTGAAGAAAGAGATGTCAAAGGGTTGTACAAGCTTGCGCGTGCTGGAAAGATTAAAG GTTTTACTGGAATCGATGACCCTTACGAGCCGCCATTGAATTGTGAG ATAGAATTGAAAATGGCGGACGGTATCTGCCCTACACCAATTGATATGGCCGGGAAAGTAGCATCATATTTAGGAGAAAAGGGCTTCTTGCATTATGAATGA